The genomic segment GTGAGAGATGCTGAAACAGTGCGCACTTTAACTTTTTCCGAAGCAGAAGAACTGACATTTTTGGGTGCTAAAGTGCTTCATCCGTCTTCTATAGAACCTGCAAGAAAACTTGAGATTCCCGTAACAATCAGAAACACAAATGAGATTGACGGAGATTTTACATCAATAGTACCTGATCAGGCAGATGATGATGTAAAAGTAAAATCAATAACCTGTCTTAAGAACTTGATTCTCCTTAAATTTCAAAATGCGGATTCAAATAATATCCGGACTGTCTTGTCAGATATGGAGAAAAACTGTTTAAAAATATATCTGTCAACCTACCTGCACAACAGTATTAACCTGGTTGTACGAAACGGAGTAGGAGCTGAGCGGTTTATTTCAGCCTATGGTGCCCGCAATAATTTGTTAGTCAAAAAGCGTATTGCTTTGGTAACGCTTGTAGGCAGGGGCATAGGAAATGAGCCGGAAATTGCAGAAAGTACATTTAAATCATTAAATAATTCAGGCATAGATTATGAAATTTTTGTAAATATGGAAATGAGCCTTGCTATTGTATTAGAGGAAACTTCGGCAGAGGGTGCGGTTTTATCTCTTCACAATGATCTTTTATGTGATAAATAATTTTAAGGAGACGTTATGAAGGTCGCTCTTATAGGATACGGCCAGATGGGGCATATGATTGAGTCCATTGCAGCACGAAATAAAGTGGAGATTGCAGAGATATATGAAAAAGATAATCCCATAAAACCGTCTAAAGATGAAGCTGAAAAGCTTAAGGATGTTAAAGTTTTAATTGATTTTTCTTTCCCGGAGGCTGTTTTGGACAATGTAAAAATTTGTGCAGAGCTATCAAAGAACATTGTAATAGGTACAACAGGCTGGGAAAAGGAGATCGGGAAGATAAAGAAAATTGTCGAAGAGAGAAATATCGGATTTGTCTATGCGTCAAATTTTTCTCTCGGCATAAATCTCTTTTATAAAATTGCAGAATATGCCGGATCATTAATCAGTACATTTGATTTTTACGATCCCTTTATTGAGGAGTCCCATCATAAAAAGAAAAAAGATGCCCCCTCAGGAACTGCAAAAGTACTGCATATGCTTCTTAAGAAGAGTTACAAAGATCGAGAAATTCCCGTAACAAGTGTGAGAGCGGGTTATATTGCGGGGATTCATAATGTCAGTTTTGATTCTGCTGTTGATGAAATTCATCTGACTCACAGGGCAAAGAACAGACAGGGTTTCGCAGAAGGTGCAGTGCTTGCATCTAAATGGATAGAAGGAAGAAAAGGTTTTTACGAATTTAATCAGGTACTTGAATCAATTCTATTTAAGGACGGTTCGTGAAAAGTTTTGTCAAAAGCATGTATAACTTCTGAGAAATGATAATATATGACACTTAATAATAATAGGAGACATTTTATGAAATCCTTAAGTGCTTTAAAAGGATGCGGTACTGCACTGGTAACTCCATTTTCATCTTCCGGGGATCTTGATGAAGAAGCGTTGCGCAGGCTCGTCAACTTTCAAATTGACGAAGGGATTGATTTCCTTGTTCCCTGCGGTACTACAGGAGAGAACCCCACTCTGACGGAAGATGAACATCTGAAAGTTGTTTCAATTGTTGTAGAGGAATCAAAGGGAAGAGTGCCGATTATTGCAGGAGCCGGAGGATATAATACAATAAAAGTTATTGAGATGGCAAGGAAAGTCATTGCTGTCGGTGCGGACGGTATTCTTTCAGTGGCACCTTATTATAACAAGCCTACACAGGAAGGCATTTACGAACATTATAAAGAAATTGCCGGTGCAGTTGATGCTCCGATTGTTGTATATAATGTACCTGGCCGTACAGGCGTTAACATTCTGCCCGATACTGTGGCAAGGCTGAGTGAAATAACTAATATTATTGCACTTAAAGCTGCTTCAGGCAATGTTTCCCAAATTGCTGAAGTTGCAGTAAAAACTCCGTCTGATTTTAAGATTATATCCGGTGATGACGCAATTACGCTTCCTATTATTGCACTTGGGGGAGTAGGCGTTATTTCGGTTGTATCCAATCAAGTGCCGAAACTCATGGTTAAGTTTGTACAGCTTTGCCTGAAAAGTAAATTTGACAAGGCAATGGAAATACAGAAAAAACTTTTTCCCTTAATAAAACTTGATTTTATCACTACAAATCCGATTCCTGTAAAAGCAGGCCTTGCCATGATGGGGCTTATAGAAGAGCAGTACCGCCTTCCTCTTGTGCCTATGTCAAGAGAGCAGAAGGAGCTTTTACGCAGAGGTATGGATGATCTCGGGCTGCTGAAGAAAAAATTATAGAAGAGGCTGTTAATGAATAAATTGATTGATGCAATTGAGGATTCATTCCAGTATGTAAAGGATAATGAACCAAACAGCAGTATCATAAAAACTTTTAATGAGTTTATTGAGCTTCTTAATTCAGGACAGATTAGAGCTGCAATAAAAGAAAACGGCAAATGGCAGGTAAATCTGTGGGTTAAAAAAGGTATTCTCCTCGGCTTTAAAATCGGGGAGTTAAAGGATTATTCGATAAATAATCAATTCAGGTATTTTGATAAAACTACATATCCTTTACGCCCTCTGTCTATAGATGACAGAATACGCATTGTTCCGGGAGGATCATCAATTAGAAACGGATGTTATGTAGGTAAAAATGTAACATGTATGCCTCCCATGTATATTAATGTAGGCGCATACGTGGATGAGGGTACAATGATAGATTCCCACGCTCTTGTGGGGTCGTGTGCTCAAATAGGTGCAAGAGTTCACTTAAGCGCCGGTTCACAAATAGGCGGAGTCCTTGAGCCGATAGGGTCAATACCTGTAATAATTGAAGATGATGTACTGATAGGAGGCAACTGCGGGATTTATGAAGGCACTATTGTCAGGGAAAAAGCTGTAATCGGAGCAGGAGTTATCATTACAGGAGCAACTCAGGTTTTTGATCTTGTTAAAGAAAAAGTTTACAGGAAAAGTGAAAATGCTCCTCTTGAAATTCCTGAAGGAGCAGTTGTTGTTCCCGGTTCCAGGCCTGTTACAAAAGGTATGGGAAAAGAGTACGGAATATCTCTTTATACTCCGGTTATTGTAAAATACCGTGACACCAAGACTGAAAAGAGTGTGAAAATAGAGAATCTTCTAAGATAATGGATTCATGATTTCCTTAAATATGCATCATGGGCTAAAAAGAAAAATTATAACCAGGATATTAACATATGGGAGGCTTGTAGCAATTACAGTGAAATGTGGTAATCTGCTGCTTCCATAAGGGAGAATTAAGGGTGACATTTAAAGACTGGGTATACAAAAATATTCTGCCTTTTCTAGGCTGGGCAGCAGTAACTCTTTACTCAAAGACATTAAGACTTCAGGTACTGGGCAAAGAAAATGCTGACAAGATGATAAATTCAGGGAAAACAGTTATTTTTGCTGTTATTCACGGAAGGCAGTTTGCTGTGTACAGGATGCTTGGGTATAATGATTTATGTGTTATGGTATCCACAAGCAGGGACGGTATGCTGGCGGCAGGAGTGCTTAAGAAATTCGGGTTCGAGGTTGCATACGGCTCCAGTGCAAAATCTCCTGTTCGGGCACTATTGGGAATGATAAAGCTGATGCATACAGGATACAACGGAGTTATGGCTGTTGACGGGCCAAAGGGCCCTATTTACAAGGTTAAACCCGGGATTCTCTTTCTTGCAAAAAAAATGGATGCTGTTATTGTGCCTTTTGTTTTTTCCTCAAAAAAAGCTGTAATAATGAAAGCATGGGATAAGTATATGCTGCCGAAACCATTTGCCAAATCAGTCGTTATATTTGGCGAACCGTTTTATACCGCTGCAAGTACTTCCAAAGACATTATTGAAAAGGAGAGCCTTGCCTTAGAGAAGATTCTTTTGGATAATATAAGAAAGGCTGATAAGCTTGCGGGCTGGATTGAGAAATAGACAACTGCTCGAATCTAATTTTCTTATAAAGTATATCGTCAGGTGTGAAAGAAAAAGATAGTCATGCAGGAGAAAGAACTCACAATCCTGTCGGATCCACGAATTCATCCACGAATTACACGAATTAACACGAATTAAAAGAATAGATTAACGGAAATTTCCAGATGCCGGCAAAAAAAATTCCGTGGTATTCCCTTATACCCTATACCTCTTTCAATTTTAAAGTGACAACCTATTTCAGGACAAGACAAAGTTAATTGATGCAGTAGAAAAGATATCAAAAGCTGCAGAGATAGCAGGGAAGGATGAAAGGGGCTTATAATAAATCCCCTTTCCCTCCCGGAAACACATACATAATAATTTTCAGAATAATCCCTTAATGTTTCCCTGTTTATCCATAGTAACATTTTCCGCAGTCGGTACTTTGGGAAGCCCTGGCATGAGAAGAATATCCCCTGTTATCGGCACCAGAAACCCTGCTCCGGAAGATATGCTGATTTTGCGGACTGTAACAAGAAAGTCTTTGGGCCTGCCGAGGAGATTAGGATTATCCGACAGAGATTTTTGAGTCTTTGCTATACAGACCGGAAGTTTGTCGAGTCCGAGTTTCTTGATTGTTTTAATGTCATTTTTAGCATCTTTAGTGAAATCAATTGCGTTAGAACCGTAAATTTCTCTGCATACGGTCTCTATCTTATCCTCAAGCGGAGAATCGAGTTTGTAAAGCGGAGTATATTTTTTTGAATGATTTGCAAGCTCCGCTACTTTGCGGGCAAGCTCTTCTGCACCTTCGCCGCCTCTGCCTGCTGAATCAATTACAGCAGATTCCACACCTTTCATTTTTAGAAAATTCTGAATGACAGCTATCTCGTCATCAGAATCGGAAGGGAACTTGTTTATTGCAATAAGAGGCGCAACATTGAATTTGTAGATGTTTTCAATATGTTTGTCAAGATTCGGAAGTCCCCTTTCAACTGCCTGGGGATCAGATTCATTAAGCTCTTTAATTTTTCTGCCGCCGTGCATTTTTAATGCTCTTACAGTTGCAACAAGAACAACAACTTTTGGATTAAGCCCGCTTTTGCGTGCAACTATGTCAAAGAATTTCTCTGCTCCGAGATCAAATCCGAAGCCTGCTTCAGTTACCACATAGTCAGCAAGTTTAAGCGCAAGCTGCATTGATAGTACAGAGCATGTGCCCTGAGCTATATTCGCAAAGGGGCCGCCATGTACCAGAGCAGGTGTGTTTTCAGTGGTCTGGACAAGATTCGGCTTAATAGCGTGTTTTAACAGAGAGTTTACAGCCTGGCAGATGTTGAGATCACGTAAAAATACCGGATGGTTATCATAAGTAAAACCGATCAGAATATTTGATAGCTTTTGACACATGTCTTCATAACTTGTGGACAGGCCCAGAATAGCCATAATCTCAGATGAAGCTGTTATTGCGAATTGACTTTCCCTTGGAAAACCGTTTTTCTTACCTCCGAGGCCGATTACAATATCCCGCAGAGACCTGTCATTCATATCCAGCACACGATTCCATGAAATTTTTCTGGGATCAATAAGAGGCTCTTTGCGTCGAAAAATGTGATTGTCAAGACACGCTGCAATAAGATTATGAGCAGCTGAAACAGCGTGTATGTCACCGGTAAAGTGGAGGTTTATCTCTTCAATAGGGTGTACCTGAGTTTTGCCTCCTCCTGTTGCTCCTCCCTTCATCCCGAAAAGAGGGCCGAGAGAAGGTTCCCTTAAAGTAACGATTGCTTTCTTTCCTATACGGTTAAGGCCTATGGAAAGCCCAACTGCTGTTGTGGTTTTTCCTTCACCTGCAGGTGTCGGTGTTATTGCAGATACGAGAATCAACGAGCCATCTTTATGTTCCTTGAATTTGTCATACGCAGACAGTTTTATTTTGGCTTTGTAGTCACCGTATAATTCAATATCAGAGGGCTCTAATCCCACACTTTTAGCAATATCTGCAACAGGTTTTAGATATTGAGATTCTTTATCTTGCGGCATATAACCTCCACTAAGAAATATTTTTAAAGTATAAAATAATAATTCCCATATTACACTTATAATCCGCTACAGGTTTTCTCCTGTACTTGTCATAACAAGCTTGCCGTGTTTTACACCTTTTGTGCTGATCAGGTTGTCAGCAATTTTTCTGATTTTATCTGCGTTGCCTTTTACAGCAAGAACTTCAAGGCAGTTTGTTTCATCAAGGTGGATGTGCATCATTGAAATGACTTCGTGGTGATGCTGATGCTGATGCTCTGTTAAGTTATTAGAAAGCTGATGTTTGCTGTGATCATAAATTATAGTAATAGTGCCTACGGTTTCCTTGGAATCGTCCTTTCTGCTCTCATCCCATTCTTCTCTCACAAGTTTATCCCGGACAAGATCACGTACAGCTTCAGATCTGTTGGAATAGCCGTGTATTTCTATGTATTTATCAAAATTTTCAAGCAGCATGCTGTCCATTGACACACCGAATCTTTTCAATTCTCCCATAATGGTTTTCTCCCGAGGGTAAAGTATGATTAGTGTCAAAATAATATTATTTAATCCGAAATGCAAGGGGCTCTTTACATATTTTACAAATCGCCCTGAATAAAAAATCCTATTTATCATCCGGTTTTATTACAGCAGTGTATCCGCCGCCGGGAATGAGATTTACATTGAGGCTTTCGGAAGATTTAACTGTTAAATGTTCTGTTATTATTGCCGGGGTTTTGCCTTTTCTGTGAGGATTTTTAAAATATATGGATGCCTTATATTGTTTGTTTGAGTTGTCTATGAATTTGAGGGGGATGCTGAGTGTCTTTTTATATGAATTTGATATTGCACTTACATACCATGTTGATCCTGTACGTCTCGCCAGAATGATGAATTTGCCTGGTTTACCGTCTATAAATATGGTTTTATCCCAGGAGGAAGGGAGATCATACAGAAAATTTTTAAACTCAGGTACAATTAAACTGTTATTCCGCATTCTCAGAGAAGAGTTTGTCAGAATATTCAGAGCAAGAATTGTACTGATGTCAAATGTACTGTTTTGGCCCTGGCTTTTCAGGTTATCGTAGTAAACTGCACACAGATCAACAGGAGAAGATATCATTTGAGAATATGGGATTGTTGTGAGCGGCAGGTATATACCCCAGGCTGCTTTATTGAAAATATACTTAAAGTCCGGTGCAAGAGTCAAAAAGTTGGGATATGTCTCTGCAAGGCCGGAAAAATTTCCATTTCCTTTAAATCCTACAATGAGATTATTTGCGGCGGCATTATCCAAAATCTCAGATGCAGTTATCAGTCCGGCATTTTTATTCTCTTTGCTAATATCCACAAAAATGCCTGCTACCCCCATTCTTTTAATATCTGACATTTTTATTCGGCAGTTTTCCGCTAAATATAACCGGGACGTTCGTAAAATGACATTTACATCTTTATTAGTTGCGAGAGATGTAACATGCCTGATCTGCTCTGAGTCGGGTTTGGCCTGCACAGGGATTGTTATATAGTTAATTTTGTTCTTTTCACAGAAATCAATAGAATGCAGCAGGGAATCAGTGTTCACATTCCCTTGAAAATCAAGATATGAACCGCCTTTTATCCATGAAACATCTTTAAAAGAGCGTGGCCGGCTGAGAAGATTTATAAAGCTGCTGTATGAAAATTTACCCGGATTTTCGCCTATCAATACAACTCTCCATGCTGTAAAAGTTGAGTTGATCATATCTTTCCCTGATTGTTTATAAGGTGCTTCAGCAAAAGAGAAACGGATGCTATGTACAGTTTTCAGCCTCATGGCATTGCTGTTTTTGACATTTGTTTCAGTTATCTCAATCCAGAGATTTTGGCTTGCCTGCATTAGAAGAGGAGGAATAATGGAAAGTGTATCATTAATTTGGGATATTGACAATGTTGAATATGTAAAAGTTTCAGATTCGTTACTATCAGAAACAGCAGGCAGGATAGCTGTGTAATTTTCTGAAAAATAAAATCCGGTATCCTCCTTTTTAATATTTCTTACTGAAATGCCCTGGTTTAAAGGAATATGATACCGAAAGGCCGCTCCATAGTTGCTGAGAACAAATTCTACTGTAAAAAATCGAAAAGGCGGACGTTTTTCTTGGAGATACAGGAGAATTTGATTATATTCTACGTAAGAAGTGTCAGGTGTCCCTGAAACAGGCACAAATGATCCCGTGATTTTTTTTCTCTGAACATTGTAGAGGCGTAAATCTTTATTAACAGGAGGAAAGTTATAGAAATTCAGTCCGAGAGGCGAATCTTTGACTATTTTTTTATCTTTAAAATAGATTGAATAGTACAGATACTCTTCCTGAGGATAAGGTAAAGATTTTTCCTGGACAGAAATTATTAAAGATATGTTTTTATCAGGAGAAAGAACAATTTCAGAAGCGGAAGTTGCCCCAGTAATGAAAGATATGATTAATACTACTAATCCCGGAATGATACCGGGTAATAAATTCTTGTGCATATGGGCCTCTGTCAGGTGCACTGGTTCAGACATTGAACAGATTTTCATTAATAGTTGAATATGCGGTTTTAATATAAAAAATTTCAGCAAAAGATAGAAGTACTTTTTAACATTTATCCTAATCAAAAACAGGAGGAGCGTATGAGCGAATTTAAACCCTATGTCTCTGCTGATGTACAGATGAAAGATTTTAATCTTAAAACTGTGGTTCTCGGGGTTATACTTGGAATTGTACTTGGCAGCGCGAATGCTTATCTCGGGCTAAGAGTGGGGTTGACAATAAGTACTGCTATTCCTCTTGCAGTAGTCTCCGTGGCTGTACTTAAGATGCTTTCTCCTATTTTCGGAAAAGCAACGATTCTTGAATGCAATATAAGCCAGACAGCAGGCTCTTCTACATCCTCTCTTGCTTCCGGAATAATATTTACAATTCCTGCACTGTTTATCTGGGGTTATCAGCCTTCTCTATTACAGCTGACAATGCTTGCAATGACAGGAGGAGTGCTGGGTGTTCTCCTTATGATTCCCCTTCGCAGGTTTTTGATTGTTCAGGAGCATGAAAACCTCCCTTATCCGGAAGGTACTGCTGCAGCTGAGGTTTTAATTGCTGCAACAGGAGAAGGAGGGGCTTCTGCAAAAAGTGTGTTTATGGGAATGGGCATAGGTGCATTATACAAGGGTTTGATTTCACTTTTATATTTATGGCCTTCAAAATTAAAAATTCATCTGCCTTTTATTAATAAAGCTGAGGTCGGAGTTTCCACAACTCCTGCTCTTCTTGGTGTCGGATACATACTCGGAAGGCGAATCGGTACTATTATGGTCGGAGGAGGGCTGCTGTCCTGGGTTGTTATTATTCCGTTTATTGCATGGAAATTCGGCAATTCGGAAATTTGGCCTGCCACTCTTGAATATCTCCGAACAAAAGGGCTCGATCCTTCCATTACTTTAATAGGCCAGCTTTCGCCAAAAGAAATTTGGGAGGGATACATCAGAATTATTGGTGCTGGAGCTGTAGCTGCTGCGGGGATTATTACAGTTATCAAGTCCATTCCGACTATGGTTGATTCTTTAAAAATCGGAATCAAAGGGCTGCGCTCAAGTGCTTCAGGCGCAGTAGATACCAGATTAAGGACACAGCAGGATCTGTCTATAAAGTATGTTCTTTTGGGAGTAAGTATTATTATTCTTATGATTACATTCCTGCCAGGAATTATCGGCCATAACACAACTATGCTGATGCGGTTTTTCAGTGCTATTGCTATTGCGATTTTTGCATTTTCATTTGTGACAGTTTCTTCAAGGATTGTGGGAATGATAGGAGTATCTTCCAATCCTACTTCTGGTATGGCGATTGTCACCCTTCTTGGTACCGGATTAATATTTAAACTTCTTGGCTGGACTGATCTTACAGGAAAAATAACTGCTCTTACAATTGGTACAATTGTGTGTATTTCAGCTTCTATTGCTGGAGATATATCTCAGGATTTAAAGACCGGATTTATATTAGGTTCAACTCCGAGAAAGCAGCAGGTGGCTGAGATGATAGGAGCTGTAGGAGCTGCATTTTTTATCTGCCTCTCTGTATTCTACCTTGGAAAAGCTTACGGATTCGGTACAGAAGAACTTCCCGCACCTCAGGCTACACTTATGAAAACTGTTCTGGACGGAGTTCTTGACGGAAACCTCAGGTGGGATCTTGTCGGAATTGGTGCGATTTTTTCCATTGTTGTAATGTTTTTCAAAATTCCGCCCCTTGCATTTGCAGTTGGTGTTTACCTCCCTCTGTACACAATGACACCGGTTTTTATTGGCGGGCTTATCAGGCATTATGTTGATAAAAAGTACGGTGTTTCAAAAGAGAAAACCAGTAAGGCGGATGAAGGGAGGGACAACGGAATACTCCTTGGTTCGGGCTTTATTGCAGGGGAGGGGCTTATGGGCGTTGTTATAGCAATAATTGCTGTTGCCCTGTCCAGTGCTCCGCATCTTCTTGAAATAAAGTATCCGGCTGAATGGATAGGACAGATAGTGTCCGGCATTATCTTTACTATTCTTGGATGGTATCTCTATTCTCAGGCTGCAAAATCAAGGAGAAAAGCCTGATTGAATAATAGCAGGGCATAAGTAAAAAATTGATAAAGGGTTGCATAAAAGGAATTTTATTTTAAATTACATGATTTGCAAATCTGCAGTATAGAATAAAGGGATTCGCGGCGGATTCCAATTAGTAAAAATGCAGTACAGTATTGCAGGCTGCCTTAATTTTTTGGTAATATTTAACAACAGGGAAAAAGTTTATGGCAAGAACGGTTTTTCAATCTCCAAAGGGGATAAAAGATGTGCTTCCTGATGAGCAGGCTTATTGGCTTTTAATAGAAGAGAAGATCAGAAATATAGTACGTGCTTACGGGTACAAAAGGCTGACTCTCCCGGTGTTTGAAGAAACCGGCCTTTTTGCAAGGGGTGTGGGACAGGGTACTGATATTGTGGAAAAAGAGATGTACACTTTTGAGGATAAGGGGGGGAATTCCATTACTTTGCGTCCGGAATTTACAGCGGGTGTAATGAGAGCTTATCTTCAGCACGGTATGGCAAGTACTCCCAAACCTGTTAAATTGTGGTCATTCGGTCCGGTTTTCAGGTATGAGAGACCGCAGGCAGGAAGATTTCGTCAGCATACACAGTTTAATGTTGAGGCTTTGGGGGAACAGGATCCTGCTCTTGATTTTGAAGTTATGTCTGTTGCATTTCAGCTTTACGAGGAACTTGGGTTTAAAAATTTGAGTTTTCAGATAAATTCCATAGGATGCCCCAAGTGCAGGCCTAACTATCTTGATAAACTGAAAGAGTATTACAAAGAACACATCAATGAAGTGTGTGACGACTGCAAAAGAAGAATTAACACAAATCCACTGCGTGTACTTGACTGCAAGCGGGATCAGTGCCAGCCGGTAATCAAAAATGCACCTCCAATCTCCGAACACCTGTGTTCCGAATGTAAGGAGCATTTCAATACACTGAAATTGTATCTTGATAATGCAGGCCGTCCGTATCAGGTTAATCACAGGCTTGTCCGGGGCCTTGACTACTACACAAAGACTGTTTTTGAAGTGTGGGCACAGGGAATTGGAGCACAGAATGCTGTATGCGGAGGGGGGCGGTATGACGGACTTTCAGAAGCAATAGGAGGCTCTCCTACTCCTGGAGTAGGTTTCGCTTCGGGAATTGAAAGGATTGTACTTACATTACAGGCTCAGGAGAACATTGAAATAAAACCTGAACCTCCGCTTGCATTTTTTGCAATTCAAAGTATAAAAGCCAAATCGTGGGTCGTACAAACAGTTTCTGTACTGAGAAGTAAATTGATTCCCGTTGTCATGGCTTTTGGAGAGCGCAGCCTGAAGGCTCAGCTAAGGGAGGCAAACAGGCGTAATGTCTGTTTTGCAATAATTGCAGGGGAAGAAGAATTTGAAAAGAAAAAAGTTCAAATCAAATTTATGAATGAGCAAAAAAGCCTTGAAATCCCTTTTAACGAAGTAGTAGATTTTTTACTGAAGAACAAAGAGGACAAGGCTTGAACATAAGCACGGACAAATCCATTACAGTATGGGAAGCCCTTGGTATGGTTGTATGGGCTGTCCTGCTTATTTTGACTCTTGAGATTGCCGTAGGTAACCATCTTGGAAAAGTAAAAATTCTACTTATGGAAACTCTTATTATTGTACCTGCTCTGCTGTTTATTATTAAAAGAAAAGGCAGTATAAAAAATAATTTCAGACTAAAATCTGTAAATTATAAAATTCTGTTATCCTCTTTATTTATCGGTGGGGGGATATCAGTGCTAATTGATGAACTGGACAGATTAATACAGATAGTATTACCATACAACCTTCAAATAATGCAGAAAATAACTGAATTTATGAAAATCAATTCAGTATCTGATTTAATAATTCTGGTACTTGCCGTTGCAGTTGTAGCGCCGATTACAGAGGAGGCGCTGTTCAGAGGTTTCCTTCAGCAGAGATTGGAAGCTGCAACTGATGTTACAAGGGGGATTCTGTTAACATCTCTTGTATTCGGTTTTATTCATTTTAATCCATGGGCATTTGTTCAGATTATTATTATCGGAGTATTTTTCGGTGTTGCTGCACAGAGAAGCGGAAGTATTGCAGGAACAGTAGTCATGCACAGCTTTAACAACAGCCTGGCCCTGCTATTTGCAAATGAGAGGCCTGAGCAGATTACCTGGTATTTAAAAGGCGGCCATGTCAGGCCTGTTATCCTTATATGCTGTTTATTTATTACTGCTGCGGGATTTAAATATTTTTACAAGTTTACTAATCAGAAAGAGGTGAGCGGCTATGAAGAATAATATGTTTAAGATTTTCTTGATGATTTCAGCTTTTTCCCTTGGGTCAATATTAAGCGCTCAAGAGGATTCTGTAAAAAATAATATTGATGTTAAAATTAAAAAAGCAGTTGAATTAAGAACAAATGGCAGCGCTCTTAAAGCAGTGGAAATATTGAATAAGGTTGTTGCTGCAAATCCAAATTCCGACAGAGCATATCTTGAACTTGGCAAGGCCTGGTCAGAAGCTGCAGGAGCGGCAAGTCAGAAAAGTGACATGATGGCTGCTATGGAAGGTGTGAAAAAAGGTTTTGAAGCATTGGACAGAGCAGTAGAAATAAATCCCAATAATGTTGAAGTGAGAATTTATTATGGTATTTTTGCGGTAAATGTACCGTCATTCTTCGGAAAAACAGAAGCGGGAATTAAAAATCTGGAATATTCCCTGAAACTTGTAAAAAATGACCCTGAAACAGAAGTAACAATTCTGCAGTTTCTCGGAAAGGGATACAGAATGACTTCCCGGTTTGCTAAA from the bacterium genome contains:
- a CDS encoding 4-hydroxy-tetrahydrodipicolinate synthase; this encodes MKSLSALKGCGTALVTPFSSSGDLDEEALRRLVNFQIDEGIDFLVPCGTTGENPTLTEDEHLKVVSIVVEESKGRVPIIAGAGGYNTIKVIEMARKVIAVGADGILSVAPYYNKPTQEGIYEHYKEIAGAVDAPIVVYNVPGRTGVNILPDTVARLSEITNIIALKAASGNVSQIAEVAVKTPSDFKIISGDDAITLPIIALGGVGVISVVSNQVPKLMVKFVQLCLKSKFDKAMEIQKKLFPLIKLDFITTNPIPVKAGLAMMGLIEEQYRLPLVPMSREQKELLRRGMDDLGLLKKKL
- a CDS encoding 2,3,4,5-tetrahydropyridine-2,6-dicarboxylate N-succinyltransferase, translating into MNKLIDAIEDSFQYVKDNEPNSSIIKTFNEFIELLNSGQIRAAIKENGKWQVNLWVKKGILLGFKIGELKDYSINNQFRYFDKTTYPLRPLSIDDRIRIVPGGSSIRNGCYVGKNVTCMPPMYINVGAYVDEGTMIDSHALVGSCAQIGARVHLSAGSQIGGVLEPIGSIPVIIEDDVLIGGNCGIYEGTIVREKAVIGAGVIITGATQVFDLVKEKVYRKSENAPLEIPEGAVVVPGSRPVTKGMGKEYGISLYTPVIVKYRDTKTEKSVKIENLLR
- the nikR gene encoding nickel-responsive transcriptional regulator NikR → MGELKRFGVSMDSMLLENFDKYIEIHGYSNRSEAVRDLVRDKLVREEWDESRKDDSKETVGTITIIYDHSKHQLSNNLTEHQHQHHHEVISMMHIHLDETNCLEVLAVKGNADKIRKIADNLISTKGVKHGKLVMTSTGENL
- a CDS encoding 4-hydroxy-tetrahydrodipicolinate reductase, with the protein product MKVALIGYGQMGHMIESIAARNKVEIAEIYEKDNPIKPSKDEAEKLKDVKVLIDFSFPEAVLDNVKICAELSKNIVIGTTGWEKEIGKIKKIVEERNIGFVYASNFSLGINLFYKIAEYAGSLISTFDFYDPFIEESHHKKKKDAPSGTAKVLHMLLKKSYKDREIPVTSVRAGYIAGIHNVSFDSAVDEIHLTHRAKNRQGFAEGAVLASKWIEGRKGFYEFNQVLESILFKDGS
- a CDS encoding formate--tetrahydrofolate ligase, whose product is MPQDKESQYLKPVADIAKSVGLEPSDIELYGDYKAKIKLSAYDKFKEHKDGSLILVSAITPTPAGEGKTTTAVGLSIGLNRIGKKAIVTLREPSLGPLFGMKGGATGGGKTQVHPIEEINLHFTGDIHAVSAAHNLIAACLDNHIFRRKEPLIDPRKISWNRVLDMNDRSLRDIVIGLGGKKNGFPRESQFAITASSEIMAILGLSTSYEDMCQKLSNILIGFTYDNHPVFLRDLNICQAVNSLLKHAIKPNLVQTTENTPALVHGGPFANIAQGTCSVLSMQLALKLADYVVTEAGFGFDLGAEKFFDIVARKSGLNPKVVVLVATVRALKMHGGRKIKELNESDPQAVERGLPNLDKHIENIYKFNVAPLIAINKFPSDSDDEIAVIQNFLKMKGVESAVIDSAGRGGEGAEELARKVAELANHSKKYTPLYKLDSPLEDKIETVCREIYGSNAIDFTKDAKNDIKTIKKLGLDKLPVCIAKTQKSLSDNPNLLGRPKDFLVTVRKISISSGAGFLVPITGDILLMPGLPKVPTAENVTMDKQGNIKGLF
- a CDS encoding lysophospholipid acyltransferase family protein yields the protein MTFKDWVYKNILPFLGWAAVTLYSKTLRLQVLGKENADKMINSGKTVIFAVIHGRQFAVYRMLGYNDLCVMVSTSRDGMLAAGVLKKFGFEVAYGSSAKSPVRALLGMIKLMHTGYNGVMAVDGPKGPIYKVKPGILFLAKKMDAVIVPFVFSSKKAVIMKAWDKYMLPKPFAKSVVIFGEPFYTAASTSKDIIEKESLALEKILLDNIRKADKLAGWIEK